One window of Athalia rosae chromosome 4, iyAthRosa1.1, whole genome shotgun sequence genomic DNA carries:
- the LOC125500583 gene encoding mitochondrial 2-oxoglutarate/malate carrier protein-like produces the protein MDVVKIRMQVYKTGLVDTTKNTIKEQGPLGLYTGLSAALLRQITYTTARIGFFNTLSDICEKHLGRLNYPTLVSLGMIAGMIGALIGTPADVVMVRMIADVHLPPEKRRGYKHAVNGLIRIAKEEGVLRLWTGSIPTTGRAAIANGAQLGTYSRSKMFLKDSGLLEEGLLLQFIASLMSGIVAATASLPIDIAKTRAQNWKESGKPPSVGRMLLMISKGEGPRALWRGFLPYYARIAPNTVITMVCMDQLTRLYLTHIRR, from the exons ATGGATGTCGTGAAGATCCGAATGCAAGTCTATAAAACCGGATTGGTCGACACAACGAAAAATACCATTAAAGAACAAGGCCCCCTCGGACTTTACACAGGTTTATCGGCTGCCCTCCTAAGACAAATAACTTACACCACTGCAAGGATTGGCTTTTTTAATACCTTGTCGGATATCTGCGA AAAACATTTGGGCCGACTCAATTATCCGACTCTTGTCTCCCTGGGAATGATCGCGGGGATGATCGGTGCCCTGATTGGAACACCTGCGGACGTTGTGATGGTCCGAATGATAGCTGACGTTCATCTTCCACCTG AAAAACGTCGGGGGTACAAGCACGCTGTCAACGGGCTGATCAGGATAGCCAAGGAAGAAGGAGTCCTCAGATTATGGACGGGATCAATTCCGACTACGGGAAGAGCAGCGATCGCGAATGGTGCTCAACTCGGGACGTATTCCAGGTCTAAGATGTTCCTAAAAGACTCCG gacTGCTCGAAGAGGGTCTCTTGTTGCAGTTCATCGCCAGTTTGATGTCCGGTATTGTCGCAGCGACTGCGTCTCTTCCGATCGACATTGCGAAGACCAG AGCTCAAAATTGGAAGGAATCTGGTAAACCGCCAAGCGTTGGAAGAATGCTCCTCATGATCTCCAAGGGCGAAGGTCCGCGAGCACTTTGGCGGGGATTCCTTCCCTACTATGCTCGAATAGCTCCCAACACCGTGATCACTATGGTCTGCATGGACCAACTGACCAGGCTTTACTTGACGCATATTCGAAGATGA
- the LOC105686206 gene encoding IQ motif-containing protein H-like: protein MFRDHSSIDVTDLESTSVEMLWQVLLKLEKEIISVKLHVNTESSKVSNERQDRIESGKSVPAVYDTIQNFCQQLTADLTHIQAVCSEYKINGLLDIARETKLRQKPASYKAYIKDLKKLSGSCILPDEDDEPNNIYTSCNCHWSNVPENKLEPTQDIIKRPIQPRKTAFDSTDLKFKQELTVLRTKLFTLPEVIPKRRKVSGFDQSASLVAETKAANEKAVFTEPIDESTAYNIIVSVKEETAKIGSLKFIDGKFTHCELWRKLLDANGNQLRSKWLLVLCPQMEAILKKRIVPSAFCSADKVFDLLSDIKENGATYSLSKEDMLNVLKSDSEAAEFFKGWKATFKQLSGIQLAALTIQRYWKGYAVRKDIRESNCKYIAASIIWMAWLFLKKKRYMHEQYLTQMLMMSNSTEKLNAKMSLRYSQIVGAPHVVIHLPSLGHPVDIRSAVSPPIFRIYQNILALKISFLRNPNAEVVYILPIEPSESLLRMYYDILESVHPGEGIQKRVTFLALSMRSAFTKCSFNTARTLYYSDDTLAAINAKVSNKPAYILPWVMDECDVWAAGTLKVPWVGPSFNFQLRLLNKSNNADMLSSFGIEQPPYTPHVKDYSTLCTELAELICQHTEVCLWLIKLNVGIDGNQTGVFLINNVSVPFMPQLRKARETSGDEWKPTLQLRRTYLNRLNEQLPEIVYTTTRLASNYKSWKDFYLSLTKHGCLLQAVPNQKNASIISAAIFIPARETKEKPVWTGTVDQMHLETQFTAFGFMMPQTSFPNEYVRTTVTEVAEVLQNMGYFGYVSFDLFCYVRRSDDLPIALVVDLDAYYSKVHNFLDWFCFTINGRYDAERNSFSSDVELSVEARKKFYHPASKTVRWNETIERFGIAMGRLHHTQLYRRQWPKLYYFTKKCEVRLP from the exons ATGTTTCGAGATCACAGCAGCATTGATGTCACCGATTTAGAATCTACTTCTGTCGAAATGCTGTGGCAGGTTCtattaaaacttgaaaaagaaataatatcgGTCAAATTGCACGTGAATACCGAAAGTTCAAAAGTCAGTAATGAACGCCAAGACAG GATCGAATCCGGAAAGTCTGTACCAGCAGTGTACGACACAATCCAAAACTTTTGCCAGCAATTAACTGCCGATTTAACGCATATACAGGCGGTTTGTTCAGAGTATAAAATAAACGGGTTATTAGACATAGCAAGAGAGACCAAGCTTCGGCAAAAACCAGCCAGCTATAAGGCCTATATTAAAGATCTGAAGAAACTTAGCGGTTCTTGCATTCTCCCTGATGAAGACGATGAACCAAATAATATTTACACTTCTTGTAACTGCCATTGGAGCAATGtgcccgaaaacaaattagaaCCAACTCAAGATATCATCAAAAGACCCATTCAACCACGAAAAACGGCATTTGATTCTACAGATTTGAAGTTCAAACAAGAACTGACTGTACTaagaacaaaattattcactCTGCCTGAGGTGATACCAAAACGAAG gAAAGTTAGCGGTTTTGATCAATCTGCATCTTTAGTCGCTGAAACTAAAGCAGCGAATGAAAAAGCGGTGTTCACTGAGCCCATCGACGAATCGACAGCATATAACATTATTGTTAGTGTGAAGGAAGAAACTGCTAAGATCGGTAGCCTCAAATTCATCGATGGTAAATTTACGCACTGCGAGTTGTGGAGAAAATTACTGGACGCGAACGGAAATCAGTTAAGATCAAAATGGTTACTAGTTTTGTGCCCCCAAATGGAAGCTATTCTCAAAAAGCGTATAGTTCCTTCAGCATTCTGCAGCGCAGATAAAGTATTCGACCTTTTGTCAGATATAAAGGAGAACGGAGCCACATATAGTCTTTCGAAAGAAGACATGCTCAATGTCCTTAAAAGTGATTCGGAGGCAGCTGAGTTTTTCAAAGGGTGGAAAGCTACGTTTAAACAATTATCAGGAATTCAGCTAGCCGCGTTAACGATACAACGATACTGGAAAGGCTACGCG GTTCGCAAAGACATCCGTGAATCGAACTGCAAGTACATCGCGGCGAGCATAATTTGGATGGCTTGGCTTTTCTTAAAGAAAAAACGGTATATGCACGAACAGTATTTAACTCAAATGCTGATGATGTCGAATTCCACCGAGAAACTCAACGCCAAGATGAGTCTCCGATATTCCCAGATTGTCGGAGCACCTCACGTCGTCATTCATCTTCCATCGTTGGGTCATCCGGTGGATATCAGGAGCGCTGTATCACctccgatttttcgaatctacCAAAACATTCTGGCactaaaaatatcatttttgaGAAATCCCAACGCGGAGGTTGTCTACATTCTACCTATCGAGCCTTCGGAAAGTCTTCTCCGAATGTATTACGATATATTGGAGTCCGTTCACCCGGGTGAAGGAATTCAGAAACGAGTTACGTTTCTTGCCCTATCAATGAGAAGTGCCTTCACGAAATGCTCCTTCAATACCGCGAGAACTTTATATTACTCCGACGACACGCTAGCTGCAATAAATGCAAAAGTTTCGAATAAACCAGCCTACATTTTACCCTGGGTTATGGACGAGTGCGACGTGTGGGCCGCTGGGACTCTTAAAGTTCCCTGGGTCGGCCCgtccttcaattttcaattgcgGTTATTGAATAAATCGAACAACGCGGATATGTTGTCGAGTTTTGGTATTGAACAGCCTCCTTACACACCCCATGTCAAGGACTATTCGACCCTTTGCACAGAGCTAGCTGAACTAATTTGCCAGCATACCGAGGTCTGCCTGTGgttgataaaattgaatgtTGGGATCGACGGGAATCAGACGGGAGTTTTTTTAATCAACAACGTGAGCGTGCCCTTCATGCCGCAGTTGAGAAAGGCACGAGAAACTTCCGGGGACGAATGGAAGCCAACGCTACAGCTGAGACGGACTTATCTCAACCGGCTCAACGAACAATTGCCCGAAATTGTTTACACCACCACCAGACTCGCCTCTAATTACAAAAGTTGGAAGGACTTTTACCTCAGTCTGACAAAACATGGATGTTTGCTTCAGGCCGTACCTAATCAGAAAAACGCCTCCATCATTAGCGCCGCGATTTTTATTCCCGCACGTGAAACCAAGGAAAAACCTGTGTGGACTGGAACCGTTGACCAAATGCACTTGG aaACTCAATTCACCGCGTTCGGGTTCATGATGCCGCAGACGTCCTTCCCCAACGAATATGTTCGTACTACCGTCACAGAAGTCGCCGAGGTGCTTCAAAATATGGGATATTTTGGCTACGTCAGTTTCGACTTATTCTGCTACGTTCGAAGATCCGACGATCTGCCGATCGCCCTTGTCGTGGACCTCGATGCGTATTACAGCAAGGTTCACAACTTCTTGGACTGGTTTTGCTTCACTATAAACGGTCGATATGACGCTGAGAGAAATAGTTTTTCGAGTGACGTTGAACTTTCCGTCGAagctcgaaaaaaattttaccatccAGCCTCGAAAACCGTACGTTGGAACGAAACCATCGAGCGATTCGGCATTGCTATGGGTAGACTTCATCACACTCAACTGTACCGTCGCCAATGGCCGAAGTTGTattattttacgaaaaaatgtGAGGTGCGTTTGCCGTGA